One Nitrosomonas sp. PY1 DNA window includes the following coding sequences:
- the rfbA gene encoding glucose-1-phosphate thymidylyltransferase RfbA: MSITNNLDTTKNTQESILPKRKGIVLAGGTGTRLYPITQTVSKQLLPVFDKPMIYYPLSTLMLAGIQDILIISTPHDVGHYQRLLNDGNQWGLNISYAEQPSPDGLAQALIIGETFIGNDCSALVLGDNIFHGHDFHHLLTRAMTRTTGASVFAYHVHDPERYGVVEFDTQGHVINLEEKPQKPKSHYAVTGLYFYDQYASEYTKSLKPSVRKELEITDLNRVYLEKSALHVEIMGRGYAWLDTGTPESLLDASQFVATIENRQGLKIACPEEIAFKQNWISAEQLERLAQPLAKNSYGQYLLEVSKREF; the protein is encoded by the coding sequence ATGTCCATCACGAACAATTTAGACACCACAAAAAATACCCAAGAATCCATTCTTCCAAAACGCAAAGGAATTGTACTTGCCGGAGGTACCGGAACACGACTTTATCCCATTACACAGACAGTATCAAAGCAATTGCTCCCGGTGTTTGACAAACCGATGATTTACTATCCTTTGAGTACGTTGATGTTGGCGGGCATTCAGGATATTCTGATTATTTCAACACCACACGATGTTGGTCATTATCAAAGACTTTTAAACGATGGCAATCAATGGGGACTGAATATTTCTTATGCCGAGCAACCATCGCCAGATGGTCTTGCGCAAGCATTGATCATTGGCGAAACGTTTATTGGTAATGATTGCTCCGCGCTGGTATTGGGCGATAATATTTTTCACGGGCACGATTTTCATCACTTATTAACACGTGCCATGACACGTACCACAGGTGCCAGTGTTTTTGCCTACCATGTACATGATCCTGAACGTTATGGCGTAGTTGAGTTTGATACACAAGGTCATGTCATTAATCTGGAAGAAAAGCCCCAAAAACCCAAATCACATTATGCCGTAACCGGTTTATATTTTTATGATCAATATGCATCGGAATATACCAAGAGCCTTAAACCATCGGTGCGTAAAGAACTCGAAATCACTGACTTGAATAGAGTTTATCTTGAAAAATCGGCCTTGCATGTAGAAATCATGGGGCGAGGCTATGCTTGGCTGGATACCGGCACACCGGAGTCTTTACTGGATGCAAGTCAATTTGTTGCTACAATTGAAAACCGACAGGGACTGAAGATTGCCTGCCCCGAGGAAATAGCGTTTAAGCAAAACTGGATAAGCGCCGAGCAATTGGAACGATTAGCGCAGCCGTTGGCCAAAAACAGCTACGGGCAATATTTACTAGAGGTTTCAAAACGTGAATTCTAG
- a CDS encoding alkaline phytoceramidase, with the protein MNRQLWLIAVISFIVISVALALPPLSQPLDYHEFADQRSFMGIPNFNDVVSNLAFLFSGGAGVMLLLRINQRPSQKTFQQLQECIPYGLLFLGVIATTFGSSYYHWMPSNDRLMWDRLPIAICIVALLSATLVDRVNIRIGLWLLPSLVVLAIVSVLYWHWTELQGAGNLNLYIVTQFYSILLMLWISFRFPSRYTHGSFIYSIIILYGLAKVAETLDREIFTLTHYWISGHTLKHLIAAYAAYRIVYVLNKRSIETRKLR; encoded by the coding sequence ATGAATCGACAACTCTGGTTAATCGCCGTAATATCGTTCATAGTAATTAGTGTTGCATTGGCACTACCGCCCTTGTCACAACCTCTGGATTACCATGAATTTGCCGATCAGCGTAGTTTCATGGGTATTCCCAATTTCAATGACGTAGTTTCCAATTTGGCCTTTTTGTTCAGCGGCGGTGCTGGGGTAATGTTGCTACTGCGTATTAATCAACGCCCTTCACAAAAAACATTCCAACAACTCCAGGAGTGTATTCCTTATGGATTATTGTTTTTGGGCGTGATCGCAACTACATTCGGCTCCAGTTATTATCATTGGATGCCGAGTAATGATCGCTTAATGTGGGATCGACTACCAATCGCTATTTGTATCGTTGCCTTATTGTCGGCAACACTCGTGGATCGCGTCAATATCAGAATCGGTTTATGGTTATTGCCATCGCTTGTTGTTTTGGCCATAGTAAGCGTATTATATTGGCATTGGACCGAACTACAAGGCGCTGGTAATCTAAACCTATACATCGTTACACAATTTTACTCGATTCTACTGATGCTATGGATTAGCTTCCGATTCCCATCGCGTTATACGCATGGCAGTTTTATCTATTCCATCATTATTTTGTATGGACTGGCAAAAGTAGCTGAAACACTCGACAGAGAGATTTTCACCTTGACCCATTACTGGATCAGCGGACATACCCTCAAGCACTTAATCGCAGCCTATGCAGCATATCGAATCGTGTACGTGCTAAACAAAAGAAGTATTGAAACAAGAAAACTTCGTTGA
- the rfbC gene encoding dTDP-4-dehydrorhamnose 3,5-epimerase, whose product MKATPLTIPEVILFEPRVFGDARGFFFESFNQRQFESAVGQSVCFLQNNHSRSVQNVLRGLHYQIKQPQGKLVRVVVGEVFDVAVDIRRSSATFGQWVGANLSAENKKQLWVPPGFAHGFVVLSEYAEFLYNTTDYWAPEYERCIVWNDPMLNIQWPVMNAAPVLSDKDTRGATLDIAEVYD is encoded by the coding sequence ATGAAAGCAACGCCACTGACCATTCCTGAAGTAATATTATTTGAACCCCGTGTTTTCGGTGATGCACGAGGATTCTTTTTTGAGAGTTTCAATCAACGACAGTTTGAATCGGCAGTTGGTCAGTCTGTTTGCTTTTTGCAAAATAATCACTCACGCTCTGTACAAAACGTATTGCGTGGCCTGCACTATCAGATCAAGCAACCACAAGGAAAATTGGTACGCGTAGTGGTTGGAGAAGTATTTGATGTAGCGGTGGATATCCGCCGATCATCAGCGACTTTCGGACAATGGGTGGGTGCAAACCTTAGCGCCGAAAATAAGAAACAACTCTGGGTTCCTCCCGGGTTTGCACATGGATTTGTTGTGCTATCAGAATATGCCGAATTTTTGTATAACACGACTGATTATTGGGCTCCCGAGTATGAACGTTGTATCGTGTGGAATGATCCGATGCTGAATATTCAATGGCCGGTGATGAATGCCGCACCGGTGCTTTCCGATAAAGATACTCGTGGCGCTACCTTGGACATAGCCGAAGTTTATGATTAA
- a CDS encoding flagella synthesis protein FlgN: protein MASDMSLAELASCLKIEKKLFEELIEILKQEENALTQSHFNKLDDFVSKKTSLLEQLSQLDFKRNQYFKNNGVALEKKAINYWLETHSSNNSEILSLWNQLLALVDTTKNLNHTNGLIISKYLQHNQRTFVALQCASGNISLYGPNGQAYI, encoded by the coding sequence ATGGCATCTGATATGTCATTGGCAGAGCTTGCTTCATGTTTGAAGATTGAGAAAAAATTGTTTGAAGAACTGATAGAAATTCTAAAGCAAGAAGAAAATGCATTGACACAAAGCCATTTTAATAAGCTTGATGACTTTGTTTCAAAAAAAACTTCTTTATTAGAGCAACTGTCTCAATTGGACTTTAAGCGTAATCAATATTTCAAAAATAATGGTGTGGCATTAGAAAAAAAAGCTATTAATTATTGGCTGGAAACACATTCCTCAAATAATTCTGAAATACTGAGTTTATGGAATCAGCTTCTTGCACTTGTTGATACAACTAAAAATCTTAATCATACTAATGGTTTAATCATTTCAAAGTATCTTCAGCACAATCAGCGCACATTTGTAGCTTTACAGTGCGCTTCGGGAAACATATCTTTGTACGGTCCAAACGGTCAAGCATATATCTAG
- the radA gene encoding DNA repair protein RadA — MAKQKTVYSCIECGGQTLKWQGQCMHCQAWNTLVETIAEKSVSRFTPPTATSQVQNLGAVEAQEEPRFPTEINELDRVLGGGLVQGGIVLLGGDPGIGKSTLLLQALSNMSTHHSVLYVSGEESAQQVALRARRLALNVQTVSLYAEIQLEKIQAALVKHKPTVAVIDSIQTIYSEALQSAPGSVAQVRECAAQLTRLAKASGTCIILIGHVTKEGALAGPRVLEHMVDTVLYFEGDMHSSYRMIRAFKNRFGAVNELGVFAMGEKGLREVKNPSALFLSHHDAQVTGSCIMVTQEGTRPLLVEIQALVDETHSPNPRRLCVGLEQNRLAMLLAVLHRHAGIPCYDQDVFVNAVGGVKINEPGADLAIVLAIVSSLKNKPIAERTVVMGEIGLAGEIRPVQRGQERLKEAAKLGFKQAIVPMANNPKQPIAGITVIPIARIRDAVAQMH, encoded by the coding sequence ATGGCTAAACAAAAAACAGTTTATTCCTGTATCGAATGCGGCGGGCAAACGCTTAAATGGCAAGGGCAGTGTATGCACTGCCAAGCATGGAATACCTTAGTTGAAACGATCGCGGAAAAATCTGTATCGCGATTTACTCCTCCCACCGCAACCAGTCAAGTACAAAATTTAGGGGCGGTAGAAGCACAAGAAGAACCGCGTTTTCCGACTGAAATTAATGAACTTGATCGCGTGCTTGGCGGTGGCTTGGTGCAGGGTGGCATTGTATTATTGGGCGGCGATCCAGGAATTGGTAAATCTACACTGCTATTACAAGCTCTGTCGAATATGTCGACACACCATTCGGTACTGTATGTAAGTGGCGAAGAATCTGCACAACAAGTTGCGTTGCGTGCTCGTCGCCTAGCCTTGAATGTGCAGACCGTATCCCTGTACGCCGAAATTCAATTGGAAAAAATACAAGCCGCACTGGTAAAACACAAACCTACAGTTGCTGTTATCGATTCGATTCAAACCATTTACTCCGAAGCATTACAATCGGCACCCGGTTCAGTCGCGCAAGTACGCGAGTGTGCGGCACAATTGACACGATTGGCCAAAGCAAGCGGTACTTGCATTATTCTGATTGGACACGTCACAAAAGAAGGTGCATTGGCTGGACCACGCGTACTCGAGCATATGGTTGACACCGTGTTGTATTTTGAAGGTGACATGCATTCCAGTTATCGCATGATTCGTGCGTTCAAGAACCGTTTTGGCGCTGTCAATGAACTTGGTGTGTTTGCCATGGGTGAAAAAGGCTTACGAGAGGTCAAAAATCCTTCGGCATTGTTCCTTTCGCACCATGATGCACAAGTCACAGGATCTTGTATCATGGTGACGCAAGAAGGCACTAGACCGCTGCTAGTTGAAATTCAAGCGTTGGTCGATGAAACGCACTCTCCGAATCCGCGACGCTTATGCGTGGGGCTTGAGCAAAACCGCTTGGCAATGTTGCTTGCGGTATTGCATCGTCACGCCGGAATTCCTTGTTACGACCAAGATGTCTTCGTCAATGCGGTTGGAGGTGTGAAAATCAATGAACCAGGCGCTGATCTGGCTATCGTGTTGGCAATAGTCTCTTCCTTGAAAAATAAGCCGATCGCTGAAAGAACCGTTGTAATGGGCGAAATTGGCCTGGCAGGTGAAATTCGTCCGGTACAACGGGGTCAAGAAAGATTAAAGGAGGCCGCAAAGCTCGGCTTCAAGCAAGCAATCGTACCAATGGCTAACAACCCTAAACAACCGATTGCAGGAATTACGGTGATTCCAATAGCACGCATTAGGGACGCCGTAGCACAGATGCATTGA
- a CDS encoding cytochrome C: protein MIVYKRSNLLVATLLLGFILLLPDVHAMPSFSRQTGLACSNCHVQSFGPGLTPTGRNFKLNGYTATGNTDSKLKYIPPISAMIRGSFTNTIKDQPDGAADRFGRNNNATIDEASVFYAGRIAPKMGAFIQGTYGGVEDKWELDNTDIRIVDNNDIGGNNFVYGVSANNSPSVSDLWNTTPVWGFPYSSSDLAPTPSAGPLIDTFGGQVIGATGYVMWKNLLYIEAGGYTMLPKNAQKAVGTFDSEQNRISGGSPYWRVALQHDWNGHYGMVGAYGLQANVNPQRLQGTGTDSYYDYGFDTTYQYLRNLAHIFEFNATYIREQRDMNASVALGFAEKRYSSLDTARIRVGYTYLQTYGLSLFYSQMSGTKDNIIFSSEEPISGSRTGKPNSQAFTAEISYTPFGKSASTLSTLANLRIAAQYTHYFQFNGGINNYDGFGRQAIGNDTLYINGWLAF, encoded by the coding sequence GTGATTGTATACAAGAGGAGTAATTTGCTTGTTGCTACCCTACTTCTTGGGTTTATATTATTGCTTCCAGATGTTCACGCAATGCCGAGTTTTTCACGCCAAACTGGGCTTGCCTGTAGCAATTGTCACGTTCAATCATTTGGACCGGGTTTGACGCCAACTGGAAGAAACTTCAAATTGAACGGTTACACTGCCACTGGTAACACCGACAGTAAGCTGAAATACATACCACCGATCAGTGCGATGATACGTGGATCATTTACCAATACGATAAAAGATCAACCCGATGGCGCGGCAGATAGGTTTGGCCGCAACAACAATGCAACTATTGATGAAGCTTCGGTTTTTTATGCGGGACGAATTGCCCCCAAAATGGGAGCCTTTATTCAAGGAACATATGGAGGTGTAGAAGATAAATGGGAGCTGGATAATACCGATATTCGTATAGTCGACAATAACGATATCGGTGGCAATAATTTCGTATACGGTGTCTCAGCAAATAATTCGCCATCTGTGTCCGATCTTTGGAACACAACACCAGTATGGGGTTTTCCATATTCATCATCTGATTTAGCACCCACACCATCCGCAGGGCCACTGATTGATACTTTTGGTGGGCAAGTCATTGGCGCTACGGGTTATGTTATGTGGAAAAACTTGCTGTATATTGAAGCGGGCGGCTATACCATGCTTCCAAAGAATGCACAAAAAGCTGTAGGTACTTTCGATAGTGAGCAAAATAGAATTAGCGGCGGCTCACCCTACTGGAGAGTGGCGTTACAACATGATTGGAATGGACATTATGGCATGGTTGGTGCTTATGGATTGCAGGCCAATGTGAATCCACAAAGACTGCAAGGCACGGGCACTGACAGTTATTATGATTACGGTTTTGATACGACTTACCAATATCTACGAAACCTCGCGCACATATTTGAGTTCAACGCAACCTATATTAGGGAGCAACGCGATATGAACGCCAGCGTTGCATTAGGATTCGCGGAAAAAAGATATAGCAGCCTCGATACAGCCCGGATCAGAGTCGGATATACCTATCTACAAACGTATGGCTTGAGTCTATTTTATTCACAAATGAGCGGAACTAAAGATAACATCATATTCAGTTCTGAAGAACCTATTAGTGGTAGTCGTACAGGAAAACCCAATTCTCAAGCATTTACCGCAGAAATAAGCTATACCCCTTTTGGAAAATCTGCATCTACCTTGTCTACGCTCGCTAATTTACGTATCGCCGCGCAATACACGCACTATTTTCAATTTAATGGCGGAATAAATAATTATGATGGATTTGGTCGTCAGGCAATTGGTAATGACACACTCTATATCAATGGCTGGTTAGCATTCTAG
- a CDS encoding ABC transporter ATP-binding protein, with protein sequence MINLPPAYQRLAKRLTAQRALFAWLLLIFLINAIAIALLPIVIKFLFDNALILEDWVLVQKGLFAMLVLCLVRWIICYASSHLMHILTSRLGTAFYGEVFTKFLTLPASQYHRFIDHKKIDRLFHHIYQINLVTIEKLGLSIKESLTILGLFACLYYLHRDSLLLVSVLLPAVVLLYQIASDQLNKLSQENQKSFKNLAQLIVGPIQNYKEIKLGQGQVRENQRFEKAVASVFLGNRQKVLMQAVIRLAIEIILVGIVALSIYLFALQILHNQMYSGQVFAVTVAISMLSVSMHRMTRVFVDLIHDRRHLEFVFSFLDRVSEKDTGTLLVQPVRGKLQFEHITLNHTKQHNFTLNLAIQPSEKVVFTDYSEPVKNRLIDLLLRLEQPSSGRILLDGYLLNDIKIDNLYTNIALVSRNSLLLDETIAGSIAYGAMQCANEAQITLAMQTSGCNAFVKEMPDGLQTKVGDKGIEIGKVERLQIAIAHALLKNPAIIILDEVFDTDELNTEAALHALRTLIENRTTLVFSQTRSCWVDFDKMVLLDKESDKESLSYR encoded by the coding sequence ATGATAAATTTACCACCAGCTTATCAGCGTTTAGCAAAAAGGCTCACAGCTCAGCGGGCATTATTTGCATGGCTGTTATTGATTTTTCTTATAAACGCTATTGCAATAGCATTGTTACCCATTGTAATTAAATTCTTATTTGACAATGCATTGATTTTGGAAGACTGGGTGCTGGTGCAGAAGGGGTTATTTGCAATGCTTGTACTGTGTCTGGTTCGATGGATAATTTGCTATGCGAGTAGTCATCTCATGCATATACTGACTAGCCGATTAGGCACTGCTTTTTATGGCGAAGTTTTTACCAAATTCTTAACATTGCCGGCGAGTCAATATCATCGTTTTATTGATCATAAGAAGATTGATCGTTTATTTCATCACATTTACCAAATTAATTTGGTTACGATTGAAAAGTTGGGGTTGTCGATTAAAGAATCTTTGACCATTCTCGGATTATTTGCCTGCCTGTACTACTTGCATCGAGATTCATTGCTTCTGGTGTCGGTACTGTTACCAGCAGTCGTTTTACTGTATCAAATCGCCAGTGATCAGCTTAACAAACTCAGTCAGGAGAACCAGAAATCGTTTAAAAACTTGGCACAGCTTATCGTTGGTCCCATTCAAAACTATAAAGAAATAAAGCTAGGCCAAGGACAGGTGCGAGAAAATCAACGTTTTGAAAAAGCAGTAGCATCTGTTTTTTTGGGTAATCGGCAGAAAGTGTTGATGCAAGCAGTTATTCGGTTAGCAATCGAAATCATTCTGGTAGGGATTGTCGCCCTGAGTATTTATTTGTTTGCGCTGCAAATATTACATAATCAAATGTACTCTGGCCAAGTATTCGCTGTGACTGTTGCCATTTCAATGCTAAGCGTAAGCATGCACCGGATGACCCGTGTTTTTGTGGACTTAATACATGATAGAAGGCATCTGGAGTTCGTTTTTTCTTTTCTCGATCGAGTATCTGAAAAGGATACGGGAACTTTGTTAGTACAGCCCGTTCGAGGAAAATTACAATTTGAGCACATTACTCTTAATCACACAAAACAGCATAACTTTACCTTGAATCTCGCTATCCAACCAAGTGAGAAAGTTGTTTTTACAGATTATTCCGAGCCTGTAAAAAATAGATTGATTGATTTACTGTTACGACTAGAGCAGCCTTCATCGGGAAGGATATTACTGGATGGTTATTTGCTGAACGACATCAAAATTGACAATCTCTATACAAACATTGCCTTGGTATCTCGAAATAGCCTGCTTCTTGATGAAACAATCGCCGGTAGTATTGCCTATGGTGCGATGCAATGCGCAAACGAAGCCCAAATAACACTTGCCATGCAAACTTCTGGATGTAATGCTTTCGTTAAAGAGATGCCCGATGGCTTGCAAACCAAAGTGGGCGATAAAGGTATTGAAATTGGAAAAGTGGAGCGCTTACAAATCGCGATTGCACACGCGCTACTTAAAAATCCGGCTATTATTATCTTGGATGAGGTTTTTGATACCGATGAACTCAACACAGAAGCAGCGTTACACGCATTAAGAACGCTCATTGAGAATCGCACCACTTTAGTCTTCAGTCAAACCCGTTCATGTTGGGTTGATTTCGATAAAATGGTCTTGCTTGATAAGGAATCTGACAAAGAATCCTTATCTTATCGATAA
- the mfd gene encoding transcription-repair coupling factor has translation MQSLQLPTIGTVTRYTNFSGSADALFFAQIAQKAKPITIITANALDAQRLLEEIPYFAPQLKIHLLPDWETLPYDVFSPHHDLVSERLATLYQVMNNACDVLITPITTALYRMLPREFLAAHTFFLKQGEKLDLSKLRSQLTFAGYTHVTQVFSPGEYSVRGGLIDLFPMGSALPYRIDLLDNEIDTIRTFDVDTQRSIYPVKEIRLLPAREFPLDEAGRTFFRGKFREQFEGDPSKKQIYKDISKGLTPAGIEYYLPLFFEQTATLFDYLAKETLLCVHQDVRSVMDEFWRDTQSRYQLLRADIERPLLPPLELFLSSDGFFAQIKPYARIEVLPREADAKQIKSFASEALPSVQVNRHVENPLEKLAAFVAQFTHNGGRILLLAESIGRRELIAEYLSQYGLHPDNCQNYQEFIDGSQPFMLSVSSLHSGFVLPQQRLAFITESELYATHIHGRRERESRKVTSTDNILRDLSEIKPGDPVVHEQHGIGRYLGLVSMDVGEGKPGELSEFLSLEYDGGDKLYVPVSQLHLIGRYSGAAPESAPLHKLGNSQWDKAKRKAMQQVRDTAAELLDLYAQRASREGYAFTIRQHDYDAFAEGFGFEETADQAAAIHSVIADLTSGKPMDRLICGDVGFGKTEVALRAAFVAVADGKQVAVLVPTTLLAEQHFQNFSDRFGLIADQWPVKIAELSRFRSAKEQTQAIAGLAKGEIDIIIGTHKLIQKDVHFKNLGLVIIDEEHRFGVRQKEQLKKLRAEVDILTLTATPIPRTLAMSLEGLRDFSIIATAPQRRLAIRTFVSRFSLGIIREACLRELKRGGQIYFLHNEVNTIQLMYEKLASLLPEARIHIAHGQMPERELEHVMRDFYQQRFNILLCTTIIETGIDIPSANTIIINNAHKFGLAQLHQLRGRVGRSHHQAYAYLLTPEEEALGSQAKKRLEAIQMMEELGAGFYLAMHDLEIRGAGAVLSESQSGEMQEVGFSLYSAMLDTAIQSLKQGKEPDMQHPLGVATEINLHVPALLPEDYCHDIHERLVLYKRMANCDNDEQLDDMQRELVDRFGLLPIPTRALLDCHRLRIIAKPLGIIRIDASTDSIQIQFIANPPIDPIKIIQLIQSGREYSLAGQDRLKIQVQIADVNKRVIRVKELIQRLTGSN, from the coding sequence ATGCAATCATTGCAATTGCCCACGATTGGCACCGTAACGCGTTATACCAATTTTTCCGGTTCTGCAGATGCGTTATTTTTTGCCCAAATCGCGCAGAAAGCTAAACCAATTACTATCATCACGGCGAATGCGTTGGATGCGCAGCGGCTATTGGAAGAAATTCCCTACTTTGCGCCACAACTCAAAATACATCTGCTTCCAGACTGGGAAACTCTACCTTACGATGTTTTTTCGCCGCACCATGATCTAGTGTCAGAACGTTTGGCAACCTTGTATCAAGTCATGAATAACGCTTGCGACGTGCTGATCACACCGATAACGACAGCGTTGTATCGCATGTTGCCGCGTGAATTCCTGGCGGCACACACGTTTTTCTTAAAGCAAGGAGAAAAACTGGATCTGTCCAAGTTGCGTAGCCAACTGACATTTGCCGGTTATACGCATGTGACACAAGTATTTTCACCGGGCGAATACAGTGTACGAGGCGGCTTAATTGATTTGTTTCCGATGGGTAGTGCACTGCCCTATCGTATTGATTTGCTGGATAATGAAATCGATACTATTCGTACATTTGATGTCGATACACAGCGCAGTATTTATCCGGTTAAGGAAATTCGTCTACTGCCTGCGCGGGAATTTCCATTAGATGAGGCGGGCCGCACTTTTTTTCGCGGCAAGTTTCGTGAACAGTTTGAAGGTGATCCTTCTAAGAAACAAATTTATAAAGATATTAGTAAAGGCCTAACCCCTGCAGGTATCGAATATTATCTTCCCTTATTTTTTGAGCAAACTGCGACGCTATTTGATTATCTTGCCAAAGAAACTCTACTTTGTGTGCACCAAGATGTGCGTTCAGTGATGGATGAATTTTGGCGCGATACACAATCCCGCTATCAGTTGTTGCGCGCCGATATTGAGCGTCCTTTATTGCCTCCGCTCGAATTGTTCTTGTCTAGTGATGGTTTTTTTGCACAAATAAAACCGTATGCGCGTATCGAAGTACTTCCACGAGAAGCAGATGCCAAGCAAATAAAAAGCTTTGCCAGCGAAGCGCTACCTTCTGTTCAAGTTAATCGGCACGTAGAAAACCCACTGGAAAAATTGGCAGCATTTGTTGCGCAGTTTACACACAACGGTGGGCGCATTTTGTTATTGGCCGAGAGTATTGGTCGGAGAGAATTAATCGCCGAGTATTTAAGTCAATATGGCCTGCATCCAGATAACTGCCAGAATTATCAGGAGTTTATCGACGGCTCACAACCTTTTATGCTGAGTGTTTCGTCGTTGCACAGCGGATTTGTTTTGCCACAGCAACGTTTGGCCTTTATCACTGAGAGCGAACTGTATGCTACGCATATACATGGTCGCCGTGAACGGGAGTCGCGCAAGGTCACCTCAACCGACAACATTTTACGTGACTTGTCCGAAATCAAACCGGGAGATCCAGTGGTGCATGAACAACATGGTATCGGCCGTTATCTCGGCTTGGTGAGCATGGATGTCGGCGAAGGCAAACCTGGAGAATTAAGCGAATTTTTGTCATTGGAATATGATGGGGGTGACAAACTTTACGTTCCAGTTTCGCAATTGCATTTAATTGGGCGATATAGTGGTGCTGCGCCCGAGTCGGCGCCACTGCACAAACTTGGCAATAGTCAATGGGATAAGGCCAAACGCAAAGCTATGCAACAAGTGCGTGATACTGCTGCAGAGTTGTTGGATTTGTATGCGCAACGCGCATCGCGTGAAGGTTACGCGTTTACGATCCGGCAACATGATTACGATGCGTTTGCTGAAGGATTTGGTTTTGAAGAAACCGCTGACCAAGCTGCAGCCATTCACTCAGTCATAGCAGATTTAACTTCAGGTAAGCCGATGGATCGATTGATCTGTGGCGATGTGGGTTTTGGCAAAACAGAAGTGGCGCTGCGCGCAGCTTTTGTCGCCGTGGCTGATGGGAAGCAAGTGGCTGTTTTGGTTCCAACGACGTTACTTGCCGAACAGCATTTCCAAAATTTTTCCGATCGGTTTGGCCTGATCGCCGATCAATGGCCAGTTAAAATTGCCGAGTTATCCCGTTTTCGTTCTGCGAAAGAACAAACCCAAGCCATCGCTGGTCTAGCCAAGGGTGAAATCGATATTATCATTGGTACGCATAAACTGATCCAGAAAGACGTGCACTTTAAAAATCTCGGGCTAGTCATCATAGATGAAGAACACCGCTTCGGTGTGCGACAGAAAGAGCAGCTGAAAAAACTGCGTGCAGAAGTTGATATATTGACCCTGACCGCGACACCGATTCCGCGCACACTAGCAATGTCGCTGGAAGGATTGCGTGATTTTTCTATTATCGCCACGGCACCGCAGCGCCGCTTGGCAATTCGTACCTTTGTCAGCCGCTTTTCACTTGGTATTATTCGCGAGGCCTGTTTGCGCGAACTGAAGCGTGGAGGGCAGATTTATTTTTTGCATAATGAGGTCAATACCATTCAACTGATGTATGAAAAACTGGCGAGCTTGCTACCGGAAGCGCGCATCCACATTGCTCATGGACAAATGCCGGAACGCGAACTAGAGCATGTTATGCGTGATTTTTATCAGCAGCGCTTCAACATTTTGCTATGCACCACGATTATCGAAACCGGCATTGACATTCCCAGCGCTAACACCATCATTATCAACAATGCGCACAAATTCGGTTTGGCGCAACTGCACCAATTGCGCGGTCGCGTTGGTCGATCGCATCATCAGGCGTATGCTTATTTGCTGACACCTGAGGAAGAAGCACTTGGATCACAAGCAAAAAAGCGTTTGGAAGCAATTCAGATGATGGAAGAGCTAGGGGCCGGTTTTTATTTGGCCATGCACGATCTGGAAATTCGCGGTGCTGGCGCGGTATTGAGTGAGTCGCAAAGCGGTGAGATGCAGGAGGTTGGTTTCAGTTTATACAGCGCCATGCTTGATACGGCCATTCAATCATTAAAGCAAGGTAAGGAACCGGATATGCAACATCCGTTAGGTGTTGCTACCGAAATTAATTTGCATGTACCGGCATTGCTGCCAGAAGATTATTGTCACGACATTCATGAACGCCTGGTTTTGTATAAGCGTATGGCCAATTGTGACAATGATGAGCAACTGGATGATATGCAACGTGAACTCGTCGACCGCTTTGGCTTGTTACCTATTCCAACGCGCGCTCTGCTCGACTGCCACCGTTTACGTATCATCGCGAAACCACTCGGCATAATCCGTATTGATGCCAGTACAGACAGCATCCAGATTCAGTTTATTGCTAATCCACCGATCGATCCGATAAAAATTATCCAATTGATTCAAAGTGGCCGAGAATACTCTCTCGCGGGGCAAGATCGGTTAAAAATACAAGTGCAGATTGCGGATGTGAATAAGCGCGTGATACGGGTTAAGGAATTGATTCAGAGGTTGACTGGTAGTAATTGA